From the genome of Modestobacter marinus:
CCGTGCGACGCCTGCGGTCGCCGCTGCTCACACGGCGTCCCGGAGCTGGTGCAGGCGGCTGCGGCGGGCGGCGACGACGAGCTTGTCGCCGGCCCGGACGCTTCGGCCGTCGTCGTTCTCGACCAGTTGCGGGGTCGCATCGCAGATCACGCCGAGCAACGCTGCGTCCGGGCCGAGCCGCCTCACGATGTCGTCGGGAGCCAGGCCCAGTGCCGGTGAGCCGCCGGCGATGGCCACTGTCTCGACGACGACCTCCGCCTGGTCCGGCGTCGTCGTAGGAGCGGCCTCACTGGTCTCGAGGGTGAAACGTGCCCCGGTGAGCAGCGCCGCCAGCACGGACGTGTGCTCGGCAGGCAGTCGGACGGTCGTGAGCGGTTCGTCCAGCCGGGGGTCGACGAGGACGAGGTGCGTGGGACCTCGGTCCTCCACGACCACCACGACCCGTCTGCCCCGGTCCGCCGGAAGGCTGTAGCGCCAGCCGATCCCCGGAAGCCGCTCAGCGTGCACGCGTACGTCGGTCATGGCGCCTCCCTGGGTCAACCGGCGTCGGAGGGCGGCGCGGACGGGTGGGCGCCGCCCGCCGCGCGTGCCGCGGATGGCGCAGCCACTTCTCGACCTCGACGACGGTGAAGACGACGACGCCGAGGCCGGTGATCCCCAGCCACCACGCCGGGTGGATCGGCGCGCTGTGGAACAGGTCGTTCATCCACGGCGCGTAGGTGAACAGCAGTTGCAGGCCCAGCATCGCCGTGAGACCGGCCGGCACCCAGCGGTTGCTGAACAGCCCGACCCGCCACATGGGTCGCTCCAGCGACCGGCAGTTGAGCAGGTAGGCGACCTGGACGACGACGAACACGTTGACCGCGACGGTCCGGGCGACCGCCACCGGCTCGTCCTGGCCGAGCGCCCACTCGAACAACCCGAAGGCCCCGAACAGCATGAGAGCGGAGACCAGCGCGATCCGGCCGGCGAGCGAGCGGGTGAGCAGCGGGCGTGACGACGGCACCGGTGGTCGGCGCATGACGTCGGCCTCGGGCGGCTCGAAGGCCAGCACCAGGCCCAGTGCCACGGCGGTGGTCATGTTCACCCACAGCACCTGGACCGGGAGGATCGGCAGCGTGGTGGCCAGCGCGATGGCCGCCAGGATGACCAGTCCCTGTCCGATGCTGGTGGGCAGGATGAAGGTGATGAACTTGCGCAGGTTGTCGAAGACGCCGCGTCCCTCCTCCACGGCGGCCTCGATGGAGGCGAAGTCGTCGTCGGTGAGGACCATGTCGGCGGCCTCCTTGGCCACCTCGGTCCCGCCCTCTCCCATCGCCACGCCGATGTCCGCCCGCCGCAGGGCGGGGGCGTCGTTGACCCCGTCGCCGGTCATCGCCACCACGTGGCCGGCGGCCTGCAGACTGCGCACCAGGCGCAGCTTCTGCTCCGGGCTCACCCGGGCGAACACCGCCGTGCCGGCCACCAGCTCGGGCAGGTCCTCGTCCGGGCAGGCCGCCAGGTCGGTCCCCGTGACCACCGTCGGCACACCGCCGTGCCCGAGGGCGAAGCGCTCTGCGATGGCGCGGGCGGTGCCGGCGTGGTCACCGGTGATCATCTTGACCTCGATGCCGGCGTCCCGGCACGCGGACACTGCGGTGAGCGCCTCCGGTCGCGGCGGGTCGAACATGGCCTGCAGGCCCAGCAGGGTGACCCGGCCGTCGATCAGCCCCTCGGTGAGCGCGGTCGTGCTCGCCGGCATCTCGGCCCGGCCGAACGCCAGCACCCGCAGTGCCCGCCCGGCCAGCTCGTCCGCGCGGGCATGCCCCGCGTCGGTGTCGATGGCGGTCACCGTGCCGTCGCGGTCGAGCTCGTGTGTGGCCATGTCCAGCAGCCGTTCGACCGCCCCCTTGATGTAGACGACGACCCGCCCGGACTCGTCCCGGTGCAGAGTGGCCATGTACCGGCGCTCGGAGTCGAAGGGCACCGCGTCCAGGCGGGGCAGCCGCCTCCTCAGCTGGTCGGGGTCGAGGCCGGCCTTCTCCGCCGCCACGAGCAGAGCTGCCTCGGTGGGGTCGCCGGCCACCTCCCGCCGCCCGGCAGTCTCGGTCAGGTGGGTGTCGTTGCACAGCGCTCCCGCGACCAGGCACTCCCGCAACGCCGGGTGCCGCGCGAGATCGGCGGGGTCGTCGTCGTCGAGGACCTGGCCCTCGGAGGCGTAGCCGGTGCCGGTGACCGGGTGGCTCCGCCCGCCGGCCACGATGGTGGTGACCGTCATCGCGTTGGCCGTCAGTGTCCCGGTCTTGTCGGTGCAGATCACCGTGGTGCTGCCCAGGGTCTCCACCGCAGGCAGCCGGCGGATGATCGCCCGCCGGCGCGCCATCCGCGCCACCCCGATCGCCAGGGTGATCGTCACCACCGCGGGCAGTCCCTCGGGGATGGCGCCGACGGCCAGCGCGACCGCCGCGGTCAGCATCTCGTCGACCGGCTCACCTCGCACGGTCCCCAGTGCGAAGGCCAGCGCCGCGAGCCCCAGGATGATCACCGTCAACACCCGGCTGAACCGGCCGATCTTGCGGGTCAGCGGGGTCTGCAGCACCTCCGCCTCACCGACGAGGCGGTGGATGCGCCCGATCTCGGTGTCGGCACCCGTGGCCACCACGATCCCGTGACCACGCCCGCGGGTGACCAGGCCACCCGAGTACGCCATGTTGGCCCGATCGGCCAGCGCGGTCTCGGCCGGCAGCGCCATGGGGACCTTCTCCACCGGCACCGACTCCCCGGTAAGGGCCGACTCGTCGATCTGCAGCTCGTGTGCGGTGACGAACCGCAGATCCGCGGGCACCCGGTCCCCGGTCTCCAGGACCACCAGGTCCCCGGGGACGAGGTCCTCGGAGGTGATCCGGCGCCGCACGCCGTCCCGGACGACCGTGGCCTGGGTGCGCACCATCGCCATCAGGGCGTTCAGCGCCTGCTCCGCACGCGTCTCCTGCACGAAGCCGATCCCCGCGTTGATCAGCACCACGGCGAGGATGACGCCGGCGTCGACCACCTCTCCCAGGAGCAGCGTCGCCACCGCGGCAGCCAGCAGCACGTAGATCAGCGGATGGTGGAACTGCACGAGGAAGCGGACCAGTGGACCCCGGCGGTCGACCGGTGGGAGCGCGTTCGGGCCTTCCAGCTCCAGCCGCAGCGCGGCCTCGTCGAGGCCCAGACCGCGCTCGTGGTCGGTCTCGAGCAGCAGCACCACCTCGTGCACCGGCAGCTCGTGGTGATCGCCGCGCGGAGGTGGGTGGAGCGTCCGGTCCGGCGAGGCCATGCCTCAGCCTCGTCGGCATCCGCTGCGGCGGGGCAGGGACCTTCGTCCAGATCGTCGGGACCAAGCGCATGGCCTTCCGATCGTCAGCCCGGTCGTCGGCACCAGGTCCAGAGATCAACGTCCCCCTCCCGGAGGGCAAGGAGTCCGGCTACGCCGGCGCGGAGCTCCGGTACTCGGACGGGCGCACCGAGATCCTCGGCTGCCCGCCGGTGGGCCACCTCGACCTCCGCTCCCCGTGCTCAGCCGGCCGAGGTGGCCCCAGCCGCCAGTTGATAGGCCGCGACGGCGGCCCCGAGCTCCACCAGTGCCTGCCCCAGCTCGGTGAGATCACCCGACCGTTGCGCGTCAGCCACCCGGTCGAGGGCGGTGTCGATGTCGGTCACCGCCTGGGTCAGTCGCGCATCGGTGGGACCTCCGCCGTCTGCCGTCGCGGAGGCGGCTCCGGGTGGTGGTGTCGGCTCGGGGCCGCCGCCGGGTGGTGGTGTCGACACGGGCCCGCCGTCGGGTGGCGGGGGCTCGGCGGCCGTCGTCGGCTCGCCCGCTCCCGCACCGAACACCTGGTCCAGGGCCTGGTCCAGGGTGTCGGCGTAGCCGATCCGGTCCGCGTAGTTGACCAGCACCTTCTGCAGCAGCGGGAATCCGCCGTCGTTCGTGCCACGTACGTAGAGCGGGGTGACGTACAGCAGGCCGGCGTCGCCGATGGGCAGGGTCAGCAGGTTCCCGAACACCGGCTCGGAGTTCTCGCTGTCGAACAGCGTGAGGTCTGGGCGCACCTGGTTGTTGGACTCGAACGCGTTCTGCACCTGCGCTGGGCCGCGGAAGGGTGTGTTCCCCGGCAGCCTCAGCACCTGGATCTCGCCGTAGGTCTCGGGATCGCTGGACGCGGAGATGAAGGCGGAGAGGTTGTCGCGCTGGAAGGCGTTGAGCGCGCTGGTCAACTGGAACGTGGCCTCGTCGTCACCCGGCCGCTGGGCGAGGATGTAGTAGGGGGGCTGGTCCTCCTCGGTGTCCCGGGTCGGGTCGTCGGGGATCTGCCAGCGGTTGTTGGCGTTGTAGAAGTCCACCGGGTCGTCGACGTGGTACCGCGTCAGGATGTCCCGCTGCACCTTGAACAGGTCCTGCGGGTACCGCACGTGGGCGAGCAACGCGTCCGGGATGTCGCTCCGTTGTTGCACCACGCCCGGGAAGGCCTTCATGTGGGTCTGCAGGACCGGGTCCTGGGTGTCCCACTCGTAGAGCGTGACCGTGCCGTCGTAGGCGTCGACGGTCGCCTTGACCGAGTTGCGGATGTAGTTGACCGTCTCGTCGGGCAGCGCGGTGGTCCCGGTGCCGGTGAGCGCGTCCTGCGCCGCCTCGCCCAGCTCGGTCTGCTCGGCGTACGGGTAGGAGTCCGACGTGGTGTAGGCGTCGACGATCCAGGTGATCCGGCCCGCGACCACGGCTGGGTAGGGGTCGCCGTCGACCTCGAGAAAGGGTGCGACCTTCTCGACCCGTTCGCGTGGATCGCGGACGTAGAGCACCCGCGACTCCTCGTTGACCGCGTTCGACAGCAGGAAGTTGTGCTCTCGGTGGTGGATCGCGAAGACCAGCTACCGGAAGAAGCTGCCCACCGCGACGCCGCCCTCGCCGTCGTAGGTGTTGTTGATCTGCCTGTCGTCCGAGCCCCCCTCGGGCCGGTCGAACTCCCGCGGTGCGGCCCCCTGTGGCGCACCGACGACCGAGTAGTCCTCGATGAGCTCGCCGTAGTAGATGCGACTCTGGTCCACCTCGATGTCACCTCGCACCGGCAGGTCGCCGGTGGTGAAGTTGGGCTCGCCGCCCTCCGTGCCGGCGACCACCTGGTTCGCGGGTGCGGCCACGAAGCCGTTGCCGTGGGTGAAGACCGTGTGCCGGTTGATCCAGGTGCGCTGGTTCTCCGACAGCCCGGCGCTGTTGAGCTCGCGCAGCGCCACGACGTAGTCCCGGATCTCCCCGTCGATGGTGTACCGGTCGATGTCGAGCTTCTCGGGGAAGCCGTAGACGTTGCGGATCTGCTGGCGTGCGGTGAAGGTGTCGGTCAGGACGTTGGGGTCCAGCAGGCGGGCGTTGGGGATGGTCTCGGCGTCGTCGCGGAGCTCCGCCAGGGCGACCTCGGGATCGACGTCGCCCGTGGTCTCCTGGGCGTAGTCGACGTACTCCACACCGGCGAGCCCGTAGGCCTGACGGGTCATCTCGATGGCCCGCTCGATGTAGGGCGCCTCCTTCTCGTCGGCGCTCGGGCGGACGACGAACTGCTGGACGATCGCGGGGTAGGCCACGCTGATGACCGAGCTGGCGACCAGCAGGAGCACGAGCGAGACGGCCGGCAGCACGATGTTGCGGACGACGATGCCGGCCAAGAAGGCCAGCGCGCACACCGCGGCGGCGAAGACGAGGATCGTCTTGGGCACCAGCAGGGCGTTGACGTCGGTGTAGCCGGCCCCGGTGAACACCTCGCCGCGGTCGCTGTAGACCAGCCCGTAGCGGTCGAACCAGTAGGCAACCGACTTCAGCGCGACGAACAGACCCAGCAGCACCGACAGCTGCACCTGGGCAGCGCCGGAGAGCTTCGGGCCCGGGGTCTGCAGCCGCAGCCCGCCGAACACGTAGTGGGTGAGGACCGCACCGATCAGCGCCAGCAGCGCGATCGCGAAGCCGGCGCCCAGCAGCAACCGGTAGAAGGGGTACTCGAAGACGAAGAAGGCCAGGTCGATCTCAAACAGTGGATCGACCTGGCCGAACGCCGTGGAGTTGCGGAACAGGAGCCAGGTCTCCCAGTTGCGCTGCGCGGCGAAGCCGGCGAGCAGGCCGAGCACCACACCGATCGCGGCCAGCGCCAGATGGCGGCGCGGCTCGATCGACTGGCGGTAGCGCTCCAGGTTCTGCTGCTCCAGGGACATGGGCCGGAACGCCGGGCGGGATCGGTAGGCCAGGTACATCGACAAGGCCACCAGGCCGCCGGTGGCCACCCCGGCCACGGCGAACAGCAACAGGCGCGTCTGCAGTTCGGTCCAGAAGACCTCGGTGTACCCGGTCTCGTCGAACCAGGCGTGGTCGACGTAGACGTCGATCAGTGTGCTGATGGCCGCGAAAGAGACCAGCAGCACGGCGATGGCCCCGCTGACCAGCTTCGCGCGACGGGAGAGGACAGGCACCGGCGCGGGGGGGCGCATGGCCACGGGGACCACCTCCGGCTACGGCACGGTCACGGTCGTCGTCCTGGGGCACCGGCGGGCCGTTCGCCGGAGGATCTCGCTGGTCTCCTCCTCGACAGGGACAGGGCGGCCACGGCTCCGCCCGTCAGCCACCGCCCCGCCGTCGGGGCGGTCGTGTCGAGGACCGGGGCGGGAAGGGTGCGTGGACGGTGCCTGCTCGACCCGGGCACACCGGGAGGGAGTCCTGCTGAGACACCGGCTCCCACACATCGCCACCTCCCGCGCGTTCGTCGCGGAAGCGGTCTGGTCCACCGTCTCGGGCGGCGACCCCGGGCGGGTGCCGGGATGACGGGATCGCCCTGCGGACCACTCCCCGGTTCCGGTGTCAGTTTAGCGAATCGCATTTCGTTCGTCCAGGCTCTCGAGCATGGTCCCGTCGGGCGCGCTGTCGATCTTGCGGCGACCCGGCCGCATCGTCCGGACGGCGCCCTGTCGCCTTCGGGGAGGACACGTCCGCGCCCTCCGGCGGTTCCTCGGCCGGCGACGTCCCCAGCGGGCCACGACCTCCACCCGGCCGACCACGGCGACCAGCGCGGCCAGCACGGCGGCCGGCGCGAGCAACCACAGCCAGCGCTGAGCCCACCACTGCGCGGTGGGCTCGGCGAGCAGCGTGCCGCCGAGGCCCTCGACGGTGCGGACGACGAGCAGCAGCGCGGTCATGTGCCAGAGGAAGACGGTGATCGCGACGACGTTCAGGGCCACGACCGGGCGCCACACGGCGGGCCGCCGCAGCAGTCGGCCGGCGGCCGGCGCGATGAGCACCAGCAGGCCGAGCTGGAAGACCGCCAGCGCGGCGATCGCGGCGGTCGTGGGGAACATGTTCGACTCGAGGTCGCCGACCGTCGCCACCATCGAGCGCGGGTAGCCGCCGGCGGTGGTCAGCGCCACGAGGGCAAGCAGACCCGTTCCGGCGACGGCCAGCCGGTGCCGCAACGGCCGCGTGCCCAGGCCGGAGGTGCGCCAGGCACAGCCGAGCTGGTGGCAGAACAGCCAGACGAGCCCCGTGGTGACCCAGCCAGCCCCGGCCAGGCCAGTGATCCGGTCGACCGCGCTGCCGGCGGCGATCCCCAGACCCAGCAGCGCCAGCGCGAGCCCGCCGCGCCGCCGGTGCACCCGTGCGGTGACCGGCACGAGGACGACCAGGACGACGTGGACGCCGAGGAACCACAGCGGCACGAGGATGCCGGCGAACCACTCCCACACCCAGCGGTGTGGCCCCGGCAGCAGAGCCGCGACCAGTTCCACCGCCAGCCACACCGCCACCCACACCACGGTGGGCACCAGGAGCCGGCGCAGCCGGTCGCCGAGGAAGGAGGCATCCGAGCCGCCGGCCGCCCGTGCCCGCTCCCAGGCGGCCAGGTTCGCGTACCCGCCCACGAGGAAGAAGACCGGCACCACCTGCAGCACCCAGGTGGCGAGCCAGCCGCCCGGGACGGCGTCGATCGGGTTGGGCATGACGAGCACACCGTCGGCGGTGCGGTGGGTCACCGACAGCGTCCAGTGCCAGACGACGACGACGACGATGCTGGTCGCCCGGGCGGCGTC
Proteins encoded in this window:
- a CDS encoding acyltransferase family protein; the encoded protein is MSARRGASGSLAALADATPDTRDRLVDAARATSIVVVVVWHWTLSVTHRTADGVLVMPNPIDAVPGGWLATWVLQVVPVFFLVGGYANLAAWERARAAGGSDASFLGDRLRRLLVPTVVWVAVWLAVELVAALLPGPHRWVWEWFAGILVPLWFLGVHVVLVVLVPVTARVHRRRGGLALALLGLGIAAGSAVDRITGLAGAGWVTTGLVWLFCHQLGCAWRTSGLGTRPLRHRLAVAGTGLLALVALTTAGGYPRSMVATVGDLESNMFPTTAAIAALAVFQLGLLVLIAPAAGRLLRRPAVWRPVVALNVVAITVFLWHMTALLLVVRTVEGLGGTLLAEPTAQWWAQRWLWLLAPAAVLAALVAVVGRVEVVARWGRRRPRNRRRARTCPPRRRQGAVRTMRPGRRKIDSAPDGTMLESLDERNAIR
- a CDS encoding HAD-IC family P-type ATPase; the protein is MASPDRTLHPPPRGDHHELPVHEVVLLLETDHERGLGLDEAALRLELEGPNALPPVDRRGPLVRFLVQFHHPLIYVLLAAAVATLLLGEVVDAGVILAVVLINAGIGFVQETRAEQALNALMAMVRTQATVVRDGVRRRITSEDLVPGDLVVLETGDRVPADLRFVTAHELQIDESALTGESVPVEKVPMALPAETALADRANMAYSGGLVTRGRGHGIVVATGADTEIGRIHRLVGEAEVLQTPLTRKIGRFSRVLTVIILGLAALAFALGTVRGEPVDEMLTAAVALAVGAIPEGLPAVVTITLAIGVARMARRRAIIRRLPAVETLGSTTVICTDKTGTLTANAMTVTTIVAGGRSHPVTGTGYASEGQVLDDDDPADLARHPALRECLVAGALCNDTHLTETAGRREVAGDPTEAALLVAAEKAGLDPDQLRRRLPRLDAVPFDSERRYMATLHRDESGRVVVYIKGAVERLLDMATHELDRDGTVTAIDTDAGHARADELAGRALRVLAFGRAEMPASTTALTEGLIDGRVTLLGLQAMFDPPRPEALTAVSACRDAGIEVKMITGDHAGTARAIAERFALGHGGVPTVVTGTDLAACPDEDLPELVAGTAVFARVSPEQKLRLVRSLQAAGHVVAMTGDGVNDAPALRRADIGVAMGEGGTEVAKEAADMVLTDDDFASIEAAVEEGRGVFDNLRKFITFILPTSIGQGLVILAAIALATTLPILPVQVLWVNMTTAVALGLVLAFEPPEADVMRRPPVPSSRPLLTRSLAGRIALVSALMLFGAFGLFEWALGQDEPVAVARTVAVNVFVVVQVAYLLNCRSLERPMWRVGLFSNRWVPAGLTAMLGLQLLFTYAPWMNDLFHSAPIHPAWWLGITGLGVVVFTVVEVEKWLRHPRHARRAAPTRPRRPPTPVDPGRRHDRRTRAR